From a region of the Armatimonas rosea genome:
- the fdhD gene encoding formate dehydrogenase accessory sulfurtransferase FdhD: MRTSTTTLLRSEAGKRTPYEDCLAVEEPLTIRVNGEILSVTMRTPGEDEELTLGFLYGEGILPRPTDYLQLQGGDITLAPGIPLPPPLRRFPTHAACGVCGRTSLPHATEPPARKGGPLFPEALFRTLDPQVRAAQAIFETTGGLHAAALFAQDGTLLCLREDIGRHNAVDKVIGWALQNGHVPLTSHLLFLSGRVSYELVQKAARAGIPALVAVGAPSSLAVAMCQEADITLVGFLRGERYNIYSGEWRIVF; encoded by the coding sequence ATGCGAACCAGCACCACCACCCTTCTCCGCAGCGAGGCGGGGAAGCGCACCCCTTACGAGGACTGCCTGGCGGTAGAGGAGCCTCTCACCATCCGGGTAAATGGGGAGATACTCTCGGTGACCATGCGCACACCGGGCGAGGATGAAGAGCTCACCCTAGGCTTCCTCTACGGCGAGGGGATTCTCCCACGCCCCACCGACTACCTCCAGCTCCAAGGCGGCGATATCACCCTCGCTCCTGGCATCCCGCTTCCCCCTCCCCTGCGCCGCTTTCCCACCCACGCTGCCTGTGGGGTCTGTGGGCGCACGAGCCTACCTCACGCCACCGAGCCCCCCGCACGCAAGGGCGGCCCCCTCTTTCCAGAGGCACTCTTTCGCACCCTCGATCCCCAGGTCCGGGCCGCCCAGGCGATCTTTGAGACCACCGGCGGACTCCACGCCGCCGCGCTCTTCGCACAAGACGGCACCCTGCTGTGCTTGCGAGAAGATATCGGGCGTCACAATGCGGTCGATAAAGTGATCGGCTGGGCGCTCCAGAACGGGCACGTGCCCCTGACCAGCCACCTGCTCTTTCTCAGTGGGCGGGTCAGCTACGAGCTGGTGCAGAAAGCCGCGCGTGCCGGGATTCCCGCCCTCGTTGCCGTAGGCGCACCCTCGTCGCTGGCGGTCGCGATGTGCCAGGAGGCGGATATCACCCTGGTGGGATTTCTGCGGGGAGAGCGCTACAATATCTACTCAGGAGAGTGGCGCATTGTCTTCTAG
- a CDS encoding FdhF/YdeP family oxidoreductase encodes MSSREKAAAQPPIETHVRLGERKDFAGGKNAVLKATEAMSREQGWARGVKTWLTVNQKEGFDCPSCAWPDPLEHRSRFEFCENGAKAIASEATSKRIGREFFAAHSVQALAQNSDLWLDRQGRLTEPLVLRPGSNHYEPIAWDAAFALIGEHLKALVSPDEAIFYTSGRASNEAAFLYQLFVRRFGTNNLPDCSNMCHESSGVGLSESIGFGKSTVTLAELESADTIFVFGQNPGTNHPRMLTSLQKAVRGGARLVSVNPLPEAGLTAFAHPQEPLGMLDQPTPLACLHLPVRINGDVALLKGLCKAVLEAGAQDSAFIAAHTVGYDAFLADLEATSWQELTESCGVSEAELRRAGELASQAKRLVLCWAMGLTQHKNGVANVQYLVNLALLRGMLGKDGGGLMCVRGHSNVQGDRTMGIYEKMPDSWLDRLGAVFGFTPPRKHGYDTVEAIQAMLDGKARVFFALGGNFLSATPDTEVTAEALRQCALTVQVSTKLNRSHLVTGETALILPCLGRTERDLQSTGEQFVTVEDSVCNVHASRGSLEPASPHLKSEPAIVAGVAQATLGEDWSGFISDYDRIRDKIAAVVPGFEEFNARVRVPGGFILPNPPREREFRTPSGKALFTVHAVPKWHLCESEWLMMTIRTHDQFNTTVYGNDDRYRGIYEGRRVVLLHPDDLAQAGFQQGQLVDIVSVFEGEERRAESFVVVAYAIPRRCCATYFPEANVLIPLRSHAEKSKTPTSKSVIVQLVARAA; translated from the coding sequence TTGTCTTCTAGAGAAAAAGCGGCGGCCCAGCCGCCTATCGAGACCCATGTCCGCCTAGGGGAGCGCAAGGACTTCGCCGGGGGAAAGAATGCGGTCCTCAAGGCCACCGAGGCGATGAGCCGGGAGCAGGGCTGGGCAAGGGGAGTCAAGACCTGGCTCACGGTCAACCAGAAAGAGGGCTTCGACTGCCCGTCGTGCGCCTGGCCCGACCCGCTGGAGCACCGGAGCCGCTTTGAGTTCTGCGAGAACGGTGCCAAGGCGATCGCCAGCGAGGCCACCAGCAAGCGGATCGGGCGGGAGTTCTTCGCCGCGCACTCCGTGCAAGCACTCGCACAAAACTCCGACCTCTGGCTGGACCGCCAGGGCCGCCTCACCGAGCCGCTCGTGCTACGCCCCGGGAGCAACCACTACGAGCCCATCGCCTGGGACGCTGCCTTTGCGCTGATCGGGGAGCACCTCAAGGCGCTCGTCTCCCCCGACGAAGCGATCTTCTACACATCGGGGCGGGCGAGCAACGAGGCAGCGTTTCTCTACCAGCTCTTTGTGCGCCGCTTTGGCACCAACAACCTCCCGGACTGCTCCAACATGTGCCATGAGTCGTCGGGGGTGGGCCTGAGCGAGAGCATTGGCTTTGGCAAGTCCACGGTCACCCTCGCGGAGCTAGAGAGCGCCGACACGATCTTTGTCTTTGGGCAGAACCCTGGCACCAATCATCCGCGGATGCTCACGAGCCTACAAAAAGCGGTCCGAGGCGGCGCAAGGTTGGTCTCCGTCAACCCCCTCCCCGAGGCGGGCCTGACGGCGTTTGCCCACCCGCAAGAGCCGCTGGGGATGCTCGACCAGCCCACGCCCCTCGCCTGCCTGCACCTGCCCGTCCGTATCAACGGCGATGTGGCGCTGCTCAAGGGGCTCTGCAAGGCCGTGCTGGAGGCGGGGGCACAGGACAGTGCCTTTATCGCGGCGCACACCGTGGGCTACGATGCCTTTCTGGCCGATCTGGAGGCGACAAGCTGGCAGGAGCTCACGGAGAGCTGCGGGGTGAGTGAGGCGGAGCTACGCCGTGCCGGGGAGCTCGCGAGCCAGGCCAAGCGGCTGGTGCTCTGCTGGGCGATGGGGCTGACGCAGCACAAGAACGGGGTCGCCAATGTGCAGTACCTGGTCAACCTAGCCCTGCTCCGGGGAATGCTGGGCAAGGACGGTGGCGGGCTGATGTGTGTCCGTGGCCACAGCAATGTCCAGGGCGACCGCACGATGGGAATCTACGAGAAGATGCCCGATTCCTGGCTCGACCGGCTTGGTGCTGTCTTTGGCTTCACGCCCCCACGCAAGCACGGCTACGACACGGTCGAGGCGATCCAGGCGATGCTCGACGGCAAGGCGCGTGTCTTCTTTGCGCTGGGCGGCAACTTCCTCTCAGCCACCCCCGATACCGAGGTCACGGCGGAGGCGCTGCGCCAGTGTGCGCTGACGGTGCAGGTCTCGACCAAGCTCAACCGGAGCCACCTGGTGACCGGCGAGACCGCCCTGATCCTCCCCTGCCTGGGCCGCACGGAGCGCGATCTCCAGAGCACGGGCGAGCAGTTTGTGACGGTCGAGGACTCGGTCTGCAATGTGCATGCGTCACGGGGGAGCCTGGAGCCCGCCTCGCCCCACCTCAAGAGTGAGCCCGCCATTGTTGCCGGCGTGGCGCAGGCGACTCTTGGCGAGGACTGGTCGGGCTTTATCAGCGACTACGATCGGATTCGCGACAAGATCGCCGCGGTCGTGCCGGGCTTTGAGGAATTCAATGCCCGCGTGCGCGTCCCCGGCGGCTTTATCCTGCCCAACCCTCCCCGTGAGCGCGAGTTCCGCACGCCCAGCGGCAAGGCGCTGTTCACGGTCCATGCCGTCCCCAAGTGGCACCTCTGCGAGAGCGAGTGGCTGATGATGACCATTCGCACCCACGACCAGTTCAACACGACGGTCTACGGCAACGACGACCGCTACCGGGGTATCTACGAGGGCCGCCGCGTGGTGCTACTCCACCCCGACGATCTCGCGCAAGCGGGTTTCCAGCAGGGCCAGCTCGTGGATATCGTGAGTGTCTTTGAGGGCGAGGAGCGCCGCGCGGAGAGCTTCGTGGTGGTTGCCTACGCCATCCCCCGCCGCTGCTGCGCGACCTACTTCCCGGAGGCCAATGTCCTGATCCCACTCCGCAGCCACGCCGAGAAGTCCAAGACCCCCACCAGCAAGTCGGTTATCGTCCAGCTCGTCGCACGCGCCGCATGA